The sequence below is a genomic window from Desulfovibrio sp. JC022.
CGGCCGGCCATGGCAAAGCGGGTTACCGAGTCCATCATCAAAAGGACGTCTTTGTTCAGGTCACGGAAATATTCGGCAATGGCGGTGGCAGTATATGCTGCGCGCATACGGATAAGCGGGCTTTTGTCGGAAGTGGCGATGACCAGCACTGAACGGGCCAGTCCTTCCGGTCCGAGATCACGTTCTATGAATTCGACAACCTCACGACCACGCTCGCCGACCAGAGCGATAACGTTGATATCTGCCACAGTGTAGCGGGCCATCATGGAGAGCAGTGTCGATTTTCCGACCCCTGATCCGGCCATAATACCCATGCGCTGGCCTTTGCCGATGGTCAGCAGGCCGTTGATAGATTTGACACCGACGTCAAGCGGTTCATTGATGCGTGGACGTTCCAGCGGGTTGGGAGGGTCGCGATGCAGGGGGTTGTAAGCTTCGGGTATGATAGGGCCTTTGCCGTCAATTGGTTCGCCAAAGGCGTCAACAGCACGTCCCAGCAGGTTCATGCCTACAGGAACCTTGGGCGGAGTTCTGGAGTTTTCAATCAGGCTGCCGGGACTGATGCCATGCATTTCCCCGTAAGGCATGAACAGGCAGGCACCATCCCTGAAGCCGACGACTTCAGCGGCGATGGGGGATTCTGCTTCTTCGGGTATGAGTTGACAGACTGAACCCAAGGGGGCTTTGATGCCCTTTCCTTCGGCAATCAGCCCGACAACCTTGCTTACCCGGCCGTAGCTGCGGCAGGGGTCCAGTGCGGAAAGGAGTTGTGTGCAGCCTTTCATGTCGGCCATGGTTATTCTCCCGTTCCTGGCGCGAGCTGTCCGAGAATTGCCTGTACGCCTTCCCAGCGGGAAGTGACGGTATTCTCGATCATAGCATCGGCGGCTTCGACAATAACTC
It includes:
- a CDS encoding FliI/YscN family ATPase, which encodes MADMKGCTQLLSALDPCRSYGRVSKVVGLIAEGKGIKAPLGSVCQLIPEEAESPIAAEVVGFRDGACLFMPYGEMHGISPGSLIENSRTPPKVPVGMNLLGRAVDAFGEPIDGKGPIIPEAYNPLHRDPPNPLERPRINEPLDVGVKSINGLLTIGKGQRMGIMAGSGVGKSTLLSMMARYTVADINVIALVGERGREVVEFIERDLGPEGLARSVLVIATSDKSPLIRMRAAYTATAIAEYFRDLNKDVLLMMDSVTRFAMAGREVGLAAGEPPTRGGYTPSVFAQLPKLLERAGKNQHGSITGIYTVLVDGDDFTEPIADAVRSILDGHIVLTRDLADQGHYPCIDVLKSVSRVRGDIVQGDIVAAGRKVLGQLATFRKVEDMVNIGAYQKGANPEIDTAIKMVPVINDFLQQLVEDKQTIEESFAKLMELAAAS